The genomic interval ACTATCAACTAAACATCATATGGCGGTAAACAGGacaaagcaaagaaaaaaggaagaaagaatTGTGTTAGTGACTGTACTTTGCATCTTCAATTGCATAAGGTGAAATAATAACTACTGTAAATAATACAGTTTACAGTTAGTAATACAATTTTTGAATTGTATAGATTTGTTTATTATTGGTGTTTTGTCTATTCTTGTTTGAGTTTTGCTTTGGATTCCAGATATCAAATTGATAAAATATGAAttggaattaaaaaaacattgtagcAATATAATATCACATATCACGACACCGTAATAATACATCTTATTTGGATAAGGATGTTGTACGGTCTTCAGAACAGCAGGAGGCGCTGTTTCTTAAAAACGAGGGGTCTGAGAATGCGGGACTCTGAGTGCGGGACTGTGGATGCAGGCTCAGAGTCTGCAGCTTCATACTACTCGTGCAAACAGTCatgccgtgtaccagctgatttgatgcgatgatcaaattaactGACTCGTAGTGTCTGCAAAATCTCACAACCTCCCGAGTGTCTGAATTCACACAGTGTATGCCCGCCTTTAATCTAATATTCCTATTCATCCATGTTTAAAacagttgcttaatatttttttgggaACCGTGATGCATTATTTTGAGGATTATTTGTAtagaacattcaaaagaacagcattttaaatatacattttgtgtaacattataaatgtctttactctcaAGTATAGTAAACACTTTTAATACATCCTTGCTGagtataaaatatatttcatttattaaacTGCTGCAACTGTGTAGTTTATAAGATTAGGTATATATAGACTCAACTTGATATATTATACACATTAGAGACAATTATATAATGTTGTGCTCACTAGTAATGTTGACCCAATCCACTAGGTTCGAAAAGTTTGGTTTTCCTGTTGTGGAAACGAGTGTAGCAGTCACTAATTCAGCTAGGACAGCACGCACCGTTTCTCTGTGAAATGACACGCAAAATAAAGATTTATGTCAAATTAAACTGTTCGATAAGATTCTCTTATATTGTGTTCAAAAAAACATCTGCAGTTACTTACCTCAACTGGCTGCACTGTGTCACATTCAGCAAACTCACAGGAATCATACAGCCTGATGTGGAGTTGATTCCGAACAGAGCTGGTCTCAGTTCAGCAGAAGAGCACAGACCATCTCCACCTCCAGAGGACCAAAAGGATCAAAGTCATATTTTTATGTAGTCCTGTATGGATAAATATGGATATGCTACACTACCTGGCTGCCAGAGATTGATCTGGGCCCTCTGTATAATTTCTGTAGTAGAGTCCAAAATGCCACCAATCACTGGCCTCTTCACCAGGTAACCTGTCCAAACAATAGCAATGCATAATAAATGATATCTGCCCAACTCTTGGATACGTTTTTTGGATCAACTGTTCCTGCGCATCTGAAGTTGGTGCATTATGGGAGTCGCTTTAACCTGTATTGCCCGAGTTTGGTTGAGACGTTTCATTTCCGTTCACAAACACTGCAGAATATCTTCTGGTCAAAGATACTAGATAGGAGgtaagattaaaaaaacaatcaaagaTGTATTCCATAAGAAAAACAGTGAAGAGGTGTGTCATACTGTAAGAGTCAACAGGAAGACTCACCCGGTAGAGTGATGTTTGCAGTGATCCGTTTCACAGTAATGGCAGAGAGGCCATTCTCTTTCCAGTAAAGAGTGTAACGCAAGGCCACAACGACATTATCACACTGTTGTGGCTCTAAAAAACAATTATACAAAGAAAAAGTTCCaactttacatataatgtccatTCCATAGTGTCTACAATGTTACTAAAAGAGAAATGTTGTCACATTTTCTGTATTATTATTTGATATGCACACTACccttcaaatgtttggggttggtaaggtTTGTAACTATCTTTaatgaaagaagtctcttaagctcaccaagactgcaaatataaaacagtaatactgttaaatattatataatattatatattatacacattataatgcaatttattcctgtattACAGGATATCCTCTATCCAGGCTTCagcatcacatgatccttcagaaatcattctaatatgatgatttgctgcttaagaaacatttttgattattatcaatgttgaaaccaGTTGTGTAAAAgaacaatatttatttgaaatgtaaatcTTTTGAAACATTGTAGTAACTTTGAAACATTgaaacatgttttgaaacattGAAACTTTGAAACATTGTAGTAACCTCTGAAAATAAATTATtgatttcttcttctttttttcttttgttctttttttctttactgaccccaaacttttgaatgctagtgtacatttttgatatttaatacTGTATTAATAATCAAATGCACAATACACTAGATTTTAATATTGATTATTAGGACAACTTCAACATATAgttactatttaaatatatatatttatataaataactgCTGAAAATATAAATGCAACTGACCAGAGATGGGCTCAAGAGAATTTGACAGAAATAATCTAAGGTCATCGGCTACTTCATCCACAACGCTGACTGTGACCGCATCTGAAGGGAGTGCATACATATGAACAGTCTCACATATGCATATTTGCATGCATACTCAAAAAGAGAGCACGATCAGTAGATTCAtaagatatatttacatatataaagCATATCGTTAGATTTGGAgaccttttttatttaaaaaataagataaGAATCGTGGGTACTGATAGTATGTTTGATCCAATAGTATCTACAGCATCATGCTGCATATTGTATTATGTTGTAATATGTGGATTATTTTCTTGTGTTTGGTTGAGGAAAGCAAATAAACTGTCATATTGAATATCTACCTCCCCGTCCATCTTTAACATCCACCCTCAGGTCATCAGATGGTGGTGGACAGGACTGCAGCCTTATCACACACTGAGACTCAAAGTTTTCCAAAAATGCCACTGGAGCATTGTCTGCACACTGGCCCAGTCCAGAGTTCTGCTCAGAGGACAGATACACACATGCATGAATGCGTGCACTCATATAAACAGAGTCATACACTAGCAGTGTTATCTAACCTGTGGGATGGTGAAGTATTGGTCATCCTTAGTGAATATTGGATCCCCCTGGCGGTAGTTAATGGGAGGTACAGCAGCTGTCATCGGCGGGGCTTGAAATGATGGACTGGGCTTTGGGAAGCTGTAAAAACCCATGTAAATTTAGAAAGTttgaattatttctgaaggatcatgaacTGGAACTGAAACTGAAACTGTCTAGAAGATAATGCACTGAAAAACTTCCACTTCTTACACTGTCTGACCATCGTAGAAAAGTCCCAGAAAGGGGCTGTTGTCCATGGGGGAGGTGACACAGAGAAAGGGGAACCAATCGGGGTCATTTTCAGAGGACTGAGCTGAGCACTGATAATCTGAAACAGGaatgaaacttcccccaaatGGTCCAGGAATACACTGAGTCGCAAACAACTGCTGAACTTCTTGAGAACAGTCCTAAAAGAGGAAATATACAATCATAAATAAACTAAGAATGTATCATGCATCTCTCTGTTGatgtttacaaaacatttacaaaGCATACCCTAGAAATTAACTGTAGATTTCGATGACCAACCtgattttttttagtaaaatgtTGGATATTATTCTTATGAGGGCTGGAATGAATTGTAACactgcaaatatttttttctttaatgaaACTATTAAACTACACAGTAACAGCTGCTAAGGTAGGCTGTGTTATTAAAGTCactatgaaatcaaaatggataATTCTTCTTGTTTATTGTTTACTGGCACGAAGGCGCGACAGCCTGTCTCTCACATGATActgaccaatagcaaaccacaaacaTCCAACCATCCAATTAATTCctcatggacaaaatcaagccctGTCTTATTTAAGAAGCCGTTTCACTCAGATATACATCAAAATAGGGATGAAAAGACTATcgcaacttctgtttcatgcctAATTTAATGCAGGGTTTAGCAAAGGATCAACAGCCAAATCCCACTGAAAAGGACTGATGAATTAGAGATAGATGTTCAACTGTCTACACACCATTATTAAATATGTTTCCCTAATAGACTAAACTTTCTCCAAGCTTTAATTATTACCTGGTCACAACAGCAGCGTATGTCACACTCGCCAAAGGAAACATCACATGGACAGCTGCCGAGAGGCTGAAACACTTGGTTGGGAATAGCCGTTTTATTTTCTGCAAAAAATCAAATATGCATGATATAATGCAAGAAACATGAacatatttaatttatctaaGATTCCtctataaaaaaaagtaatatagtGGTACCATGGTATGATGGTCTCAGATAGCAATGCCAAGATTACATGCATTTGGCGGACACCTTTATCTGAAGTGATTTTTATTgcattaaaagtattttttatgcATTCCCAGGGAACTGAACCCAAGACCTTGCTATTATTAGCACCATGCTTGAGATGTTCCTCAAATTAATGCTAagttaatacatttaaacaaaaatgtttcagTGACAGCATGCAATATTAAATAAACCATGGAATTTGGTGGTACTTTGATAGTGCTTTATAGCCGATTTGGCctaatattttataattgaCACATTTGACACAAGGTGATGTGACTTGACTACTAAAACAACAATGACAGCACCACCATGGTACTAAAAATCACTAGGTTGTACTACAACACTTAATATTCAGTAGCATGAAAAGAGACACTAACCAGAAGGGGGTTTGTCGGGGAAGATCTGGGCATAAATATGGGTCTGTATAATGAGTGAGGCTTTTAGGGTGTCATCAGCACATGCAGACACAAGGAGAGTCTCCTGGAGACAGAGCGGATCCAGGCAGCAGTCCAGGACAGATGTTTCATTCCCACACAGCTGCAGACTACGGTTGAGACTCAGTCGCACCAGGAATGCATTCTGATATATTGGAAATCAACAGAGAGAATATATTGGTATTCAATAATGCAAAGGTCCAGTATGGCAAGTGTTTTGCCTCGTTTTATCCAATGTATAAATGTGGGCATTCCTCTTTGAAATTAATATCATACACAATACCTTAAAAAATGTTGGGGTCAGCAAAAATTTTATTTAAGAAATGAAAGTCTCGTTCACACCAAgtataactatattagcatccacaccagcagACGATATCATTCTGTTTATTGTAAGCTCGCACTGAAGGATTGTCGTCTGctgctttaaatgctcaagctctttaaagcaggatggattctgattggttgtcaaTACTTTTATCTTTCAtcaactggaaaaaaaattgttctgAAAGTGATATCAAAGATATTGTTTCTTGGTGCCATTAGCGTTTATAAGCTGCGGTGTGGACTTTgctattattttacatttagaacaatttaataattaatttgcaCAAATGTAACCTTATTGTAAATCTTACCCACCCCAAacgtttgaatggtagtgtataatgAGCTGTTTTTCAAGATCGGTTCTGAGGAACTATGAGCCTTGGGCTGTTTGAGAAGCCCTTCTACAAAAGAACTCAATACCTCATTTAGCGTGAGGAGGAATACTGTGAAAAATAGGAATATCTGGGAGTAACCAAGCTGTTAAAATGTGTAGTTGAGCTGCTCCTTCTGGTCATGACTGCTTGAGGCGAATCCCTTAATAATCACGCTTCTAAACTCCTACGGCAAGTTTGCAAGTGGTATGTGACATACGTTGTGTCATTGCAGTTTGTCAAACTTGAATGTCAGGGATATTCCAATCGTGTCTATTGAAGTCAAACGGATCATTCTTCCACAATTAAATGATTCTAATTTCCGCGTAAACAATGGATATGAATGTTCAAATTTAAAGAAAGTCCTTTCCATACGATGAGCTGAAGCAATGTTTCTTTATGCTCCCAAATAATTATTTGGTCAAATATAGAATAAAAACTGCaatattgtgaattattattacaatttaaaataactgttttctgtttatATCATATATACATTGAATCCtttagaaattattctaatatactgatttgcACCTCAAAACAACATTTTGTATAGTTTCTTATGAACAGTTGTGCTTCagatttttgtggaaacaatggattctttgataaataaaaatgtcaacagaTAAGCATAGATTTgacattttgtaacattataaatatctttaatgtcacttttgatcaatttaatgcatctttgctcaataaaagtttttttttttttttacttaagtgTAGTGTGCAGTTCTTACTATTAAGTAGTTATTATCATGTATATTACTggaatattggctgtttattagtacttataaagcacatattaatgctttaTTCTGTATGACCCTATTCTACACCCcttaaacttaacaactaccttactaactattaataaggaggagtttattgaggcaaattggaccctaaactaaattgTGACTATAAAAATCTTACATACCCTAGAAGATACTTTTTAGAAGATATTTTCTTACCATAGCAACTTACAAGAAAGTGCCATTTCACAACAGATTTACCACAAAaagtcatttatttaaaaaacgactTTATTTTGATTACTGTCTGTTTGAATGCTCTATTAAACTCTAAAGCAACTGCTACGCAAACACATCATGCAAACCCCTGTGATGAGGGGCCCAAAGAAATAGAAAGGAAAGCAATTTATCATTTCTAATCACTAAGAAATTGCTCAaaagattattattaatacCTGGGTAAGTTCTGGAGCTCATAATATGCATCTCTCTACAGACTATTTCCCTGATTAAGGCTAAACAGGGAAACAGAAGGGGAAATTTCAGTCatgcacaaaaatgtaatgCGTAGGTGAGCACACCCTGCTTGTTGCAGGTTGACTGGAATAAAAGTTAATAATACAGATTGCATTTTCCTGTTATTTCACTGGGGACTTTACAAGTCAATTTGCCTGCTGTGTTGTTTATGCTTATTAACTGTTGGAAATTCTTTCCATGTTACATACATTTTCCATGTTGCTGATTTTGAGCAGTGGTGTATAGTAACGAAGTACAACTTTTACTTATACTTTACTACATATTAAAGagaaaatgtatacttttactcTGATACATTTGTCCAGACATTTGCAGCTGCAAAGTGCAAAAAATAACAGAAAGCAGTATTTTCTGATCGGTCGAAGCGATATCCAGTTCCCAATCTTTTGGTCATTTTGGTTCCTTTAAATTTATCAAACTGGTTCATGAagtggtgttttttttgttttttgtttagtcaatacaatgaaagtcatgGGGGTTATGTGTTCTTTTGGACCGCTTTCACTTTCATTGCATGGGGAAAAAAGTTTTTCTTCTCTTCTTGAGTGTTTCCAGAAaacagaaattcatacaggtttggaacaacatgagggtcagtaaatgatgacagaataaacagaataaagtgtgtgtgtgtgtgtgtgtgtgtgtgtgtgtgtgtgtacaatcCCTTTAATAACTTTTACATACCCTTACACAGATTAATCTCAGTAAGGTTTCCACTGTTACAAAATGTACCTGTACTTGTAATACTTAAGTACTTATAATATCAGTTACTTtaatacttttacttgagtattttTCTTATGAgcaacttttacttttacttttacttgatttCCATAACCATATCTGTAGATTTACTTGAGTATTACGATTGTATAATTGATACAACGGTGATTTTGAGTAACTTCTAAACAGAATGAAGATGGAGATTTATTAAACAGTACTGCCCTACTATATTATTTGACAACTTACCTTTCCAATTAATTCATATGAAAGATTCCACTGTGTTTGATAAACCGGCATACAAGATGACGATGGGATGCTACCTAAAGTAGTGAAAACATTTATTGAAGTTCAAATATTACAGTATgcatgggtaacactttagaataaggtACAACTTGTTAGCATTATTTAATTCATTAGTCAACATGAACTAACTCATTCTAAATGTATTGCTGATTTTTAGttatagggatagttcacccaaaaattgaaGAACTAGGAAATAGAAGAAGTAGGAAATTAattggtttggaacaacttgagggtgagtaaatgatgacagaattttaattttggggtgaactatccctttaattcatTGAATAAAATTAACAAATAGAACATTACTGTAAAGTATTACCTATGTGTGTAGTTGTCATAAGTTGGGTGTTTGAATAGAAATGCTGTAGTAATTGTCTACCTGTTGCATTTGAGGATGAAACAGCACTGAGGCTGAAGGAAATGCCAGACACGTTTCCGACCagaaatgaagatattcttGGACCAGATGCCAGGATAAACGCAGGttgaaacactgaaataatcataatcattaaTATTTTCCCTACTAATTTCAGATGTATATTACGATtgactgtgtatatatatatatatatatatatatatatatatatatatatatatatatatatatatatatatatatatatatatatatatatatatggagtcATTGATGAATACATGTTTAATTTagattattaatataaatttcAGGCTTGCGTTTCTCCATGGCAACAAGATGTTTGCTAGCATTTATCCAGCTAAAGTTAGCTGGCATAGTTTTTGTTGTTATGTTCGCAGATTTTCTTACTGTTATTTAATTTGTTCAAAGCTCACTTACCAACATTACAAAGAGTCCCGTCATTTAAgagcataataattatacacataaAATGAAATACGTGTGAGCCTGAAAATTGTGTCATATTGTGGCGTTGATGGTTGATATGATTACTCCTCTTCTTCGTGTGTGCTGGACGCTCCACACAGATCAGCTCATTAGCGCCGCTCAGTGGCGTTTAGCACACTGTTGCTAATGTCGACtgtctgtatttttttacagtctgtgtCAGACGGAATTTCCTTTACAGAGACGCTAAATAATGTCTTTATGGACTACAAAACAAAAGTTGTCTATTAGGGACAGGGTTAGCTTACAATGActgtaattcattttatttaaggACTTAATAAAAGGTTCGCTTTTGGGAACCTTTCAAGTTCACTTGGTTACAAAATTGTtattaaagcgatagttcacccaaaattgaaaattaacccatgatttactcaccctcaattcAAAGGtgttgtatatgacattcttttttcagatgaataaaaatggagttacatttaaaaagtcctggctaatccaagctttataatggcagggattgttgttctgtttttgaagGCCATAAAAATTgatctgtccatcaaataacatGCTCATCACGGCTCTGtgaggttaataaatgccttctgaagtgaactgATGCATTTTTGGCAATTGGCCAGaacttcacttttttttaaattaaatatggatattacACAAACGTATCAATTCACTTCACAgggcatttattaacctcccagagtcgtgtggagcacgttatttgacggacagatgcattttttgaacttcaaaaacaaaaaagcaacaataaaattttaaaataaaaataaaaaataacttaaaaagcTTAttaagcttggattagccaggacttttttaatataactctgctTTTATTCATCTTAAAGAAAAATGtgatatacacctaggatgacttgagggtgagtaaatcatgggctaattttcatttttgtgtgaactatccctttaaataaaacactaaaaaaagtgtaaatacctgcatgtcatgtgaccATTATCCAACATAAGAACCTGCAAATGTGTTTAGATTATTGACTTAATTattaacttatttatttatatatttattaacttaattaatttaatctcgccacataaatataaaattatgtgAATTTACTGCCATTTTGTGAGTAATAtgtaatcaagtaaaaataacTGTAGTCTGactgtaaatattttaaaacataatataatataagccTTGGGATCTGATAATCAGTTACAAAAACTGCATGCATATATCACGTCTAAAAAGTCAGAACATTACATAAAGAAGACAATCGCACCAATAATTTTGTTTgtcaattatttattaaatgcatcaATGTGATTAAATCCAAatagaacaaacaaacagaagaagaaaaaaatttaataaaaagatCACACAACGTGGCTTGATTTGATAAAGGGTAAAGCTGCAAAAGCAagaattaatgttttaatttttttaaacagagaaAGATGTTAGGTAGGACAAATTAGGTATATGTCACAACGATGATGTCATTAGCTGCCATTgtgcgtgagtgcgtgtgtgtgtgtgcaagtttttgtgacatatgaggacaaatgtgtataatgaccaGTCTATGATAATGACATgggcatgggcgtagattacgcaggggaacgtgtccccctcacttttaataaaatgtattttcgttccccgcacttttactgggtctcaccgatagtcgacccgctccgagcgggattggGACCGACGTTACCCTGCGCGgcggcgggcaagttaacagggacgctaaagacagctTTCTTTAATCTCGGTTGATAACGCGCTTCTTGAAGTCAcaggcaagtgtatttacatagaaaccaatgtgaatacatcaagatttaaattcagagacaaaaaataatttatgcatgacctgtcattttattcgcatctaaatatgaggagggcgcccTCACAGAATGTCAAAAGTGTATTCGTAGTAAACGTAGGCTAATAtccagtcacgctggagctacagctgaaggaaaacaatcgttatgagtgatgaaacgtgacgacgacaatcagacgagtgcgacaatatatgctttatgtgtgtttttcaagtcatctcaatgtaggctattgacaataaagtaggcctatcatatgaataatgcagcttttaatgtttagtatcttctgctcaccaaggctgcatttatgtaataaaaaatagttaaaacagtaatattttgaaatattattacaatttaaaacagctttttttcctatgtgaatatatagtactttattcctgtgatcaaagctgaatttaacatcattactccagtcttcagtgtcacatgagcattcactaatcattctcatatgaggattttataatcaagacacatttatgattatcatctgtgttgaaaacagttgtgctgcttaaaaatgtaaaaaccatgatagcctatgttatttttcaggattctttgatgaatagaaagttcaatggacagcatttatttgcatttattaaataaattgttatcttttgtaatattaaaaatataacttgtgatcaatttaatgcatgtctgatcaacaaaaatattaatttctctcttttttaattttaccacgaatgtttagatggtttccacaaaaattaagcagcagagcagcacaactgatataatcataaatgtgtgttgatcatcagatcctcatgagaatgattagtgaaggatcatgtgacactgacgactggagtaatgatgataaattcagctttgatcacaggaataaattacactttactatatcttcacaaagagaacagcatggtttacatcagaatatatatatatatatatatatatatatatatatatatatatatatatatatatatatatatatatatatatatatctttttacattgtataaaatctatggagtcttaatgcacaagtgtttgtagtatacagtccctgacaaaagtcttgttgcttgtgtacaaattgacctaaagtgccgctgaaatatatttctaatcaagatttttttttacaagaaatggctcattttaatcccaccagcttttgtgataatgtttcagtgaaaaaataaactttcaaaaagtattctaatattcacagcttggtaaagcccattgagtcaatttttgcaaagacataagtgttgtcaccttgtcatatgagcttcacctgtgactaataatgaatcaattaggtctcaagtttgtataaaaagaaccccagtacgctagaccttcacatcaactgcaactagacctctgcaaacatgcctaagattcacccagagattaaagttttgattatcaagaggctgaagaccagatccactgctgatgtggcagacaccttcaatgtgtctcagcgtcaagtacagaggatgaaaacattttttgaagagactggagacgtttttgacaagcccaggtcaggcagaccccgcaagacaactgctcgagaggaccgtttgttggctcgaaaatccaaggccagcccattttccactgcagcagagctccacgagacctggtcacctgaagtccctgtgtcaaccagaacagtttgtcggattctgtctcgaaatggcctccatggtcgaatcagtgcccagaagccagcactaaagaaaagacaattgaaaaaccgtgtggcatttgccaaggcccacagcctgctaaaaggatggatgctggaaaagtggcagaaggtggatttttcagatgaatcttctgttgaattacaccacag from Pseudorasbora parva isolate DD20220531a chromosome 3, ASM2467924v1, whole genome shotgun sequence carries:
- the tctn2 gene encoding tectonic-2 codes for the protein MTQFSGSHVFHFMCIIIMLLNDGTLCNVVFQPAFILASGPRISSFLVGNVSGISFSLSAVSSSNATGSIPSSSCMPVYQTQWNLSYELIGKNAFLVRLSLNRSLQLCGNETSVLDCCLDPLCLQETLLVSACADDTLKASLIIQTHIYAQIFPDKPPSENKTAIPNQVFQPLGSCPCDVSFGECDIRCCCDQDCSQEVQQLFATQCIPGPFGGSFIPVSDYQCSAQSSENDPDWFPFLCVTSPMDNSPFLGLFYDGQTVFPKPSPSFQAPPMTAAVPPINYRQGDPIFTKDDQYFTIPQNSGLGQCADNAPVAFLENFESQCVIRLQSCPPPSDDLRVDVKDGRGDAVTVSVVDEVADDLRLFLSNSLEPISEPQQCDNVVVALRYTLYWKENGLSAITVKRITANITLPVSLTRRYSAVFVNGNETSQPNSGNTGYLVKRPVIGGILDSTTEIIQRAQINLWQPGGDGLCSSAELRPALFGINSTSGCMIPVSLLNVTQCSQLRETVRAVLAELVTATLVSTTGKPNFSNLVDWVNITTSPQNSSQPAEGSSGECSAVPTHLHIHVRSVLMGRVQGVPQAVITAVEISFIEKTWRIECDMGRENPCVNPELMQNFPVTSSVTFTDNPLNTQPPRSRFSINFTEFDCDRNDVCWPELAFPLTRYYTGEPYSQALAKGLILVFFFIAASVLGTPWRQIRQAWNGA